tccatCCTAGACTCGCCGCTGGGAAAATCATCCATCCTAGACCAAAAATGGGCCGGATTTCGGCCTTAGATCCCCAACGGGTCTCGACGGGTTGCCGACACTAGCCGAATTTCATTTGCTGGTGCGTTCCATCCGCCAGAGGGAGCGCGCGTCAAACACGTCGTCAGGACCTTCAAGGCAAAGCAATGgcgcctctctctctctgtctgccTCTGTTGTTGGTGGAGCCCGCTGGAGGAGAAAGTGCGTAATTGTTAGTCTCTGCAGCTCCACCAAACTTTACGACCGCCACGCCACCACCAGCTGCTTGCTCACCTTTCCCTTTCTTTTTCTTCCTCCCCTGCTTTTGCTCACTTCATTGGTGGGCGACGACCTCCCATTGCCTCCTCTTGCTGTCTTCCATGTCGACAATGAAGGGCGTCGACGACGCGTTCCTCGGCGTCGGCGACAAGCCGTACGTCATCTCTCCTGCTCCCTAACCCCCTCCTTCTCCCTCGTCTGCTTTTATTTTCTTCTGTTGTTCTCTTGGACTAGATTCCAGCCAAATCTTGGGTCAGCACTGGAATATGCCTCCACGATTCTTTCtattacccccccccccccccccccctcctgcTGTTATTACCCATTCGCTTTACAGAATACAACTGGTAATTTTGTTTTTACCAGTATTCCAGCAATAAATCTGCTCTGTTCATAAGATTTGCAAGAAAAGTAGAAAAACGCTTGGAAGTCTCAAATCCGTGATGGAATGTGGGGGAATATATTTCAAACCTGTACGCAATTTGGCACATTATTCTTCAATTTGCCTATGTGCTGCAAATGTCAGGCAGTAAATCTAGGTAGCTTACGCTGTTCTTCTTAAAATGTCTCCCCAGAGGGCTGGACATCTGGTGCATTATGGGCACCAATGTAGTCCCAATTTCAAAGAATTTGCATGGCAAATTCTACACTGGGAACTGCTATATCGTACTCAGTGTAAGTTTCTGCAAAGCTCTGCTCGACCTGTAAAATTTGTACATTTTATTAGCCTATTTACATCACTGTCCAATTTCACATGCTGTACAACGTTTCAGACAGCTGAGCTCAAGAGGGGAAGTCGGCAACACAATGTGCATTACTGGGTAGGGGAAGAAGCGAAAGAGGTGTGGCACTTAATGGTCCCTCTTGTCATTCTTGATTGGCCAAGACTTTTGCTTATGTCTTTCTTTGTGTGTTGTATTATGGTCATCTAGGAACACTGTGTGATGGCTTCGGACAAGGCCTTTGAGTTGGATGCGGCACTGGGCTCCCAAGCTCTCCAGTACAGGGAAACGCAAGGCGAAGAATCTGACAAGTTCTTGTCATACTTCAGGCCATGTATCATCCCGGTGCAAGGCAGCTTCTCTTCGCACTGGAGAAGATCTGCGGAGGAATGCGACCAGACCACAATGTTTCGGTGTGAAGGAGAGCATGTAGCTCGTGTCACAGAAGTAAGAACtgcaaatgcaaaaaaaaaaaaaaaaaaaaaaaaaaatcagcacatCTAACTGTCTGTCAGCGCAAGTCAACTAAATTGTGTTATTTCCAATGATGTTCACAGGTTCCGTTTTCGCGTACCTCCCTGGATCATAAGGCAGCGTTTATAGTTGACACTCCGTTGAAGATCTTCCTTTTCAGCGGTTGTAATTCTAGTGTGCAAACAAGGGCAAAGGCATTAGATGTCATTAAGTACCTGAGAGAAAACCGACATTCCGGTAGATGTGAAATTGGGACAATAGGTAGTGTCATATGAAACTCTCTCCTTTCATCACATGGCTAAGATACTTAAATTTTTATGCTTGTCACTGACTGTAGAGGATGGAAAGCTTGTTGGTGATTCTGATGCTGGTGAGTTTTGGAACCTGTTTGGAGGCTATGCACCTATTCCCCGTGATGTACCAGATGCAGCCAATGGGGAGCTGATGACTACCACATCCAAGAAACTTTTTTGGTGACTATCCCCAAGTTAATTTAGAACTCAATTCCCCTTTAATAAGTATATAACAGTATATTGGTATGCTTCTCCATCTGTAGGATTAATAAGAGAAAACTTGTTCCGATGGATGCACACTTGTTAGATAGAGAAATGCTGAAGTCTGACAGAAGTTACATACTGGACTGTGGAACTGAAATATACTTGTGGTTAGGGATGGCAACACTGGTTTCAGAGAGGAAGATATCCGTTACTGTCTTAGAGGTACGCATATGAACCTGTCTATTTTCCTTTTTGCTATTATACTGAATGTGTGCTTGTAGGGAAATTTCTAACAGAATAACATTTATTTAATATGCTCGTAGTGCAAATAAGTTTTCTTTCTTCAGAAAAAATATCGTGCAGATAACTTTCAAGCTAAACCAGAAAAAAAGATATGGGTATTAACATGCTTGATATGTGGTCCCTAGTTAAATCTTTGCATATGATTGAAACAAACCTTATTTTGTAGGATTATGTACGAAGTCAAGGAAGATCATCAATTGGTCAAACTGTTATAACGACTGAAGGTCATGAAATTGCCGACTTTAAGCTGCAGTTTCAGCATTGGCCGAAGAATGTCGTCCAAAAGTTATATGAGGCAGGGAGAGAGAAAGTGGCAGGTGTGAAGACTATAGTGGTTTCGTCTACCTATTGGTTCCATTAACTCAGTGAATATCATTGCAAGGTCTAATGCAGAATCATGGTGCAGCAATTTTCAAGCATCAGGGGTATGATGTTGCAGAAATTCCAGAAGATAAACCTCAACAGTCCATCAGTAGTAATGGTTCTCTGAAGGTAAAATTATTTGCCTAAGTGTGTCATATATGAGTGAAGCCGTCTTGTAACAGAATAATATGTAGCGCAGGTATGGCTGGTGGACCGTGGTTCTGTAACCCTCCTTTGCACTGAGGAGCAGGAGGAACTGTATAATGGGGATTGCTATATTGTACAGTACAGCTATGTTGAAGAtggaaaagattataatctgttcTTTTCTTGGTCTGGACAAAATAGCGTACAGGTATACTGTATCCTACTAGTTTTTAAGAACAAAGACACACTCTTATAATTTACCTTGCTAAGAACCACTTAACATTTCCAATCGGATGTAAAGACGAACATGGTCGAATATTGATTGGGTTCTGTTTATCCATTCGCATGGCGCATGTTACTGAATTGGATTGTGCATTTGATGCAGGAAGACAGACTTGCTTCAGTTTCATTGATGTCAAGCATGTCTGATTCAGTCAAAGGTCCTGCAGTTGTGGTGAGTTATTTCACTCCTTAATTCCACTAAATCCAGGCATATGACTAAAATGAATCTTTGCTGTCATATCCAACAGTGTCAATGATTTGCAAAATGTAATTTCAGGGGCAAGTGTCTGAGGCCAGAGAACCAGAGCTGTTTTTCCTAGTATTCAAGTCCTTGATCATATTCAAGGTATACGTCTCATGTTGTGCGTGTCATGTACTTAAAAATTGATTAAGGAAGGGATGCATACTTGGATACTAATATTGTATAGTTTCTTCATTTTCTTCCTTTTCCAGGGTGGTAGGAGTGCTGCATATAAGAACTCTGTTCTGCAGAAAAGCAATAGAACTGAAGGGTACCAGAAAGACGGGGCTGCATTATTCCGGGTTCAAGGGCTGAGCCATGATTGCGCAAGAGCCGTTCAGGTTGATCTGGTGAGTTTGGGCAAAAATCCAAAATAATTGCAGATTTAGAGTTAGCCTCTTAGGCCAAAATCACAATTCGATATCATTTAATCTTCTGATATTCTAGATCATCCCATGTTTACTGGAATACTCACTAAATGCAGATTGCAAGCTCGCTTAATTCCTCGCACTGCTATATTTTGCAAGACGGTCCTTCTTTCTTTACCTGGACTGGAAGCCTTTCTTCACCAACTGAACATGTTATACTTGACAGGATGATGAATAAGTTGTTTGTAAGGATGCCATTTTTCTCACTCTAATGTTTCTTTCCAAAAAAAACTCTGATGTTTGTAGGAAATTTGTGAAGTATACCCTTGTGGATTATATGCTGTGCTATTTTTGCAGCCACTAAAGCAATCGTTTCTATTAAAAGAAGGTTCTGAACCTGATCACTTCTGGAAAACATTAGAAGGAAGATCAGAGTACTCCAAAGAAAAGTGTGTCAAGAGTTGGCCGGCAGA
This Lolium perenne isolate Kyuss_39 chromosome 1, Kyuss_2.0, whole genome shotgun sequence DNA region includes the following protein-coding sequences:
- the LOC127348672 gene encoding villin-1 isoform X1, which codes for MSTMKGVDDAFLGVGDKPGLDIWCIMGTNVVPISKNLHGKFYTGNCYIVLSTAELKRGSRQHNVHYWVGEEAKEEHCVMASDKAFELDAALGSQALQYRETQGEESDKFLSYFRPCIIPVQGSFSSHWRRSAEECDQTTMFRCEGEHVARVTEVPFSRTSLDHKAAFIVDTPLKIFLFSGCNSSVQTRAKALDVIKYLRENRHSGRCEIGTIEDGKLVGDSDAGEFWNLFGGYAPIPRDVPDAANGELMTTTSKKLFWINKRKLVPMDAHLLDREMLKSDRSYILDCGTEIYLWLGMATLVSERKISVTVLEDYVRSQGRSSIGQTVITTEGHEIADFKLQFQHWPKNVVQKLYEAGREKVAAIFKHQGYDVAEIPEDKPQQSISSNGSLKVWLVDRGSVTLLCTEEQEELYNGDCYIVQYSYVEDGKDYNLFFSWSGQNSVQEDRLASVSLMSSMSDSVKGPAVVGQVSEAREPELFFLVFKSLIIFKGGRSAAYKNSVLQKSNRTEGYQKDGAALFRVQGLSHDCARAVQVDLIASSLNSSHCYILQDGPSFFTWTGSLSSPTEHVILDRMMNKLFPLKQSFLLKEGSEPDHFWKTLEGRSEYSKEKCVKSWPADPRLYTCTFQQCLFKAKEVFTFCQDDLATEETLILDCGEEIYVWVGLHSGVTSKEHALDIGKMFLQAGNGQDGRRSIFDTTVYAVAEGDEPAFFTSFFNWDNSKQVVSVLGNSFERKLAMLKGISPKLEAPDRSLRRSSSRRPGTLSEPTTPEQHQPAARRTFGPASASVGRVAKERSGSSPALSPSPVTPSWSSRSRASSSPSSPSTPVIARRLFPSTLHGAPHAASATATASPARRR
- the LOC127348672 gene encoding villin-1 isoform X2, whose amino-acid sequence is MGTNVVPISKNLHGKFYTGNCYIVLSTAELKRGSRQHNVHYWVGEEAKEEHCVMASDKAFELDAALGSQALQYRETQGEESDKFLSYFRPCIIPVQGSFSSHWRRSAEECDQTTMFRCEGEHVARVTEVPFSRTSLDHKAAFIVDTPLKIFLFSGCNSSVQTRAKALDVIKYLRENRHSGRCEIGTIEDGKLVGDSDAGEFWNLFGGYAPIPRDVPDAANGELMTTTSKKLFWINKRKLVPMDAHLLDREMLKSDRSYILDCGTEIYLWLGMATLVSERKISVTVLEDYVRSQGRSSIGQTVITTEGHEIADFKLQFQHWPKNVVQKLYEAGREKVAAIFKHQGYDVAEIPEDKPQQSISSNGSLKVWLVDRGSVTLLCTEEQEELYNGDCYIVQYSYVEDGKDYNLFFSWSGQNSVQEDRLASVSLMSSMSDSVKGPAVVGQVSEAREPELFFLVFKSLIIFKGGRSAAYKNSVLQKSNRTEGYQKDGAALFRVQGLSHDCARAVQVDLIASSLNSSHCYILQDGPSFFTWTGSLSSPTEHVILDRMMNKLFPLKQSFLLKEGSEPDHFWKTLEGRSEYSKEKCVKSWPADPRLYTCTFQQCLFKAKEVFTFCQDDLATEETLILDCGEEIYVWVGLHSGVTSKEHALDIGKMFLQAGNGQDGRRSIFDTTVYAVAEGDEPAFFTSFFNWDNSKQVVSVLGNSFERKLAMLKGISPKLEAPDRSLRRSSSRRPGTLSEPTTPEQHQPAARRTFGPASASVGRVAKERSGSSPALSPSPVTPSWSSRSRASSSPSSPSTPVIARRLFPSTLHGAPHAASATATASPARRR